The Streptomyces pratensis genomic interval CCGCGGACGAGCAACTGCACGCGGTCTTCCGGCAGCTGGGCCACGACCTGCGGCGCGCCGAGTCGGCTGTGACCGCCCTGATGCGCGACCGGACCCCGGACGACGGCCGGGTGCGCGTCGAGACCGTCGACGGCCCCGCCGCGCAGGCCCGCAGGATCCTGGAGCTCGAGACGGGTTCACGCCACACGTTCCAGGCGTTCCTGACGGGTCTGAACACGATCACGCCGGTGCCGCAGACCCTGTCGGCGGCTCCGGACATCTCCGACGACGACCGCCGGGCTCCGTCCGGTGTCACCTACCAGCTCCTGATCGACCGCGACTTCCTCGCCGAACGGGCGGCGGTGGCCGCCCTGGAGGAGCGGGTCCGGCGCGGAGAGCAGGTGCGGGTGACGGACAGCCCGTTGCTCAAGCTGGCCGTGGCCGACGGTGAGGTCGCCATGGTCCAGCTCGGCCCGGAGCGGGCCGTGCTGCTGCGGCAGCCCCTGACGGTGCTGGTGACCGAGCTGTTCGCCGCGGTGTGGCGGCACTCTCGTCCCTATCTGCGTGAGGTCGCCGAACTCACCCCGGTGGACCGGCAGATCCTGCAGTTGATGCTCTCCGGACTCACGGACGCGGCGACCGCGAACCAGCTCGGCACCTCGCCCCGCACGGTGCAGCGCAGGCTGCGGGCACTCATGGACCTGGCATCGGTCACCTCCCGGCTGCAACTGGGCTGGTACGCCATGCGCAACAACTGGATCTGACGGCACGCCCGACGGCCGGCCGGGGGCGCGGAGGCACGCGTGGCGGGACGGCGACAGCCCGCACGCTGTCGCAGCCTGGCCCCTCGTTCCCGACGAAGGCAGCGCCACCGTCCGCCACAACGCCTCCATCCGGGAGTCCCCGGGCCCGGACGCACCAGGACACTCACCGCGGACGTCTCGTACGACGACGGCGCGCGCGATGTCCTGGCGGTGCCGTTCCTCCCGCCCGGACGGTCGGTTGGCGAGAGCGCGCCATGTCGCCAACTCGCCAGCGCAGAAACCCTGGTGACCTGCTGTGGCGAACCCATACTGCTGTGTGGTCATCACCTCGTGAACGTCCCACGGTTCCTGCGTGGACTGCCCGTGAAGGAGCGAGCGTGTGCGGAGGCAAGCCCCCTGTCGGCGGCGCGGCATCGTCGCCCCCTCGTCCCTGGGTGTCATGGGCCTGCCAATGCGCGCCCGGGCTGACCCACGCTCCTCTCGTGGCGTGACGGCCCCGGCCGATCCGCGCCCCGGCCTGCCCCTGCTCACATTCTTCGGAAAGAGAGTCAGCACGTGAGACAGCAACTCGCGCGACGGCACGGCCTGCTGGCCGTCGCGCTCACCGTGGCCATGGGAGCGCCGCTCCTCGCAGCGGTCCCCGCCTCCGCCGACCCCGCCCCGTCACCCGCGGCCGAACTGCGGGCCAAAGCCGACGCCAAGGTCGTCCGGCAGCTGGACAAGCAGGACACCACGACCTTCTGGGTGCAGCTCGGCTCCAGGGCCGACACCTCGGCCGCCAAGAAGGAGAAGACGAGGACCGGCCGGGACAAGGCCGTCATCGCCGCCAGGACGCAGCACGCCGCCACCACCCAGGCCGGCATCGAGGCCCTGGTGAAGAAGGCGGGCGCGCACTCCACCTCGTACTGGATCAGCAACATCGTCAAGGTCACCGGCGACAAGGCCCTGGCCGAGAAGATCGCCGCCCGCCCGGAGGTCGCCTCCATCGCGGCCGACAAGCTCCTCCAGCTGCCCGACGAACTGCCCGCGGAGCAGGAACCGACGGTCAACGGCGTCGAGTGGAACCTCGACACCATCAACGCGCCCAAGATCTGGAACGAGTTGGGCATCAACGGAAGCGGCACGGTCGTCGCCAACATCGACACCGGAGTCGACTACCAGCACTCGACGCTGATGGACAAGTACCGCGGTATGAAGGCCGACGGCACGTACCAGCACGAGTACAACTGGTTCGACGCCACCGCCAGCTGCTCCGGCGACGCCCCCTGCGACGACCACGGGCACGGCACCCACAC includes:
- a CDS encoding helix-turn-helix transcriptional regulator; protein product: MTTTEEADQVSPRETPAPAAAADEQLHAVFRQLGHDLRRAESAVTALMRDRTPDDGRVRVETVDGPAAQARRILELETGSRHTFQAFLTGLNTITPVPQTLSAAPDISDDDRRAPSGVTYQLLIDRDFLAERAAVAALEERVRRGEQVRVTDSPLLKLAVADGEVAMVQLGPERAVLLRQPLTVLVTELFAAVWRHSRPYLREVAELTPVDRQILQLMLSGLTDAATANQLGTSPRTVQRRLRALMDLASVTSRLQLGWYAMRNNWI